The Planktothrix tepida PCC 9214 genome window below encodes:
- a CDS encoding flotillin family protein — protein sequence MEIIIALLGVLGLGTGAGFLVIRNLYYICQPSEVLIFAGSRRPVEGGQDVGYRLVKGGSSIRIPLLEHAFRMDLTNMIIELKVSNAYSKGGIPLTVEGVANIKIAGEEPTIHNAIERLLGKSRKEIEQLAKETLEGNLRGVLASLTPEQVNGDKLAFAKSLLEEAEDDLEKLGLVLDTLQIQNISDDVGYLDSIGRKQRADLFRDARIAEAKAHAESIIQTAENQKNTSLKKLETDIEVAKAEAERRVKDAITKRQAVIAESESETASQVAKTQAEVLVQQARLKQVEQQLQADVVAPAEAQCKRAMAEAKGNASQILEAGKAQAEAAKRLAESWKLAGSNAREIFLYQKLEVLLKTMVATVPEVEVDNVTVVNSTQGGSATKLAAFLAELKQTTGIDVAETIETLSQNRVQPQVITPVVSKPLKSASNHSLEPLNSDS from the coding sequence ATGGAAATTATCATTGCTTTATTAGGAGTTTTAGGATTAGGAACTGGGGCGGGATTTTTAGTGATTCGTAACCTTTATTATATTTGTCAACCCAGTGAAGTGTTAATTTTTGCCGGAAGTCGTCGTCCCGTTGAAGGGGGACAAGATGTTGGCTATCGTTTAGTTAAAGGCGGGAGTAGCATTAGAATTCCCTTATTAGAACACGCTTTTCGTATGGATTTAACCAATATGATTATTGAGTTAAAAGTGTCGAATGCCTATTCTAAAGGGGGGATTCCGTTAACCGTTGAAGGGGTTGCTAATATTAAAATTGCCGGGGAAGAACCGACAATTCATAATGCAATTGAACGGTTATTAGGCAAAAGTCGCAAGGAAATTGAACAATTAGCCAAAGAAACCTTAGAAGGAAATTTGCGGGGGGTGTTAGCGAGTTTAACGCCAGAACAGGTGAATGGGGATAAATTAGCTTTTGCGAAAAGTTTATTAGAAGAAGCAGAAGATGATTTAGAGAAGTTAGGATTAGTGTTAGATACGCTGCAAATTCAAAATATTTCTGATGATGTCGGATATTTAGATTCTATTGGCCGAAAACAACGGGCAGATTTATTCCGAGATGCTCGAATCGCCGAAGCCAAAGCCCATGCAGAATCTATTATTCAAACCGCAGAAAACCAGAAAAATACTTCGTTGAAAAAGTTAGAAACGGATATTGAAGTTGCCAAAGCTGAAGCCGAACGTCGGGTGAAAGATGCGATTACAAAACGACAAGCGGTCATTGCAGAATCGGAATCAGAAACGGCTTCCCAAGTGGCAAAAACCCAAGCGGAAGTGTTAGTTCAACAAGCTCGACTTAAGCAAGTTGAACAACAGTTACAAGCGGATGTTGTTGCACCTGCCGAAGCCCAATGTAAACGAGCAATGGCGGAAGCGAAAGGTAATGCGTCTCAAATATTAGAAGCAGGAAAAGCCCAAGCGGAAGCCGCCAAACGATTAGCAGAATCTTGGAAATTAGCGGGTTCAAATGCGAGAGAAATTTTCCTCTATCAAAAATTAGAAGTGTTATTAAAAACAATGGTAGCAACGGTTCCTGAAGTGGAAGTAGATAATGTTACCGTTGTCAATAGTACCCAGGGAGGAAGTGCCACAAAATTAGCGGCGTTTTTAGCAGAATTAAAACAAACAACGGGAATTGATGTTGCAGAAACCATTGAAACTCTCAGTCAAAATCGTGTTCAACCTCAAGTTATTACTCCGGTTGTTTCTAAACCGTTAAAATCTGCCTCGAATCATTCCCTAGAACCTCTTAATTCTGACAGTTAA
- a CDS encoding type II toxin-antitoxin system PemK/MazF family toxin: MVNQSYIPDRGHIVKLNFNPTQGHEQKGLRPAFVISPYEYNVKNSLALFMPITAQVKGYPFEVSLPLDLKTYGVILVDHIKSLDYKVRLIQFIEIVPEDVIQEVQAKIEVLIF, translated from the coding sequence TTGGTAAATCAATCCTATATTCCTGATAGGGGACATATTGTCAAATTAAATTTTAATCCCACTCAAGGACATGAACAAAAGGGCTTAAGACCCGCTTTCGTTATTTCACCTTACGAATATAATGTTAAGAACTCCTTAGCTTTATTTATGCCAATTACAGCACAGGTAAAAGGCTATCCTTTTGAAGTGAGTCTTCCTTTAGACTTAAAAACTTATGGCGTTATTTTGGTAGACCATATCAAAAGTTTGGATTATAAAGTTCGTTTAATTCAGTTTATTGAAATAGTACCCGAAGATGTAATTCAAGAAGTTCAGGCAAAAATAGAGGTACTCATTTTCTAA
- a CDS encoding AbrB/MazE/SpoVT family DNA-binding domain-containing protein — MVTNVAKWGNSLAVRIPQNIAQAIQISEGSQVTFSVENGTIVIKPSNRKRYSLEELVSQITPENCHTETDTGLAVGNEVW; from the coding sequence ATGGTAACTAATGTAGCGAAGTGGGGGAATAGTCTAGCGGTTCGCATCCCTCAAAATATTGCTCAAGCGATTCAAATTTCCGAAGGTTCACAAGTTACTTTTAGTGTAGAAAATGGAACGATTGTGATTAAACCCAGTAATCGTAAACGTTATTCTCTTGAAGAACTTGTGAGCCAAATCACTCCTGAAAATTGCCACACTGAAACAGACACAGGACTCGCCGTGGGGAATGAAGTTTGGTAA
- the argF gene encoding ornithine carbamoyltransferase — protein sequence MESLKGRDFLSLADVSIDELYFLLDLATKLKSGMVKLRRNKVLGLMFSKASTRTRVSFTVAMYQLGGQVIDLNPNVTQVSRGEPLVDTARVLDRYLDIMAIRTFEQKDLETFANYAEIPVINALTDREHPCQVLADLMTVQECFGTLEGLTLSYFGDGANNMAHSLLLGCAMVGMNVRIATPANYLPDADIVEQAKSIAQGKTAVIVTDDPIEAAKDANVVYTDVWASMGQEEEARARIPLFQPYQVNAKLMEKTAENSIVLHCLPAHRDEEITDEVIEGSKSKVWDEAENRMHVQKALLAVLLGDD from the coding sequence ATGGAAAGTTTAAAAGGACGAGATTTTTTAAGTTTAGCGGATGTTAGTATTGATGAACTTTATTTTTTATTAGATTTAGCGACAAAATTAAAATCCGGCATGGTTAAATTACGTCGCAATAAAGTTTTAGGATTAATGTTTTCTAAAGCTTCAACCCGAACCCGTGTAAGTTTTACCGTAGCCATGTATCAATTAGGGGGTCAAGTCATTGATTTAAACCCGAATGTTACCCAGGTAAGTCGAGGAGAACCCTTAGTGGATACGGCTAGGGTATTAGACCGATATTTAGATATTATGGCAATTCGTACCTTTGAACAAAAGGATTTAGAAACCTTTGCCAATTATGCTGAAATTCCTGTAATTAATGCTTTAACAGATCGAGAACATCCTTGTCAAGTGTTAGCGGATTTAATGACGGTTCAAGAATGTTTTGGAACCTTAGAAGGATTGACCTTAAGTTATTTTGGCGATGGGGCTAATAATATGGCTCATTCGTTATTATTAGGCTGTGCAATGGTAGGCATGAATGTGAGAATTGCTACCCCGGCTAACTATTTACCCGATGCTGATATTGTTGAACAAGCGAAAAGTATTGCTCAAGGAAAAACAGCAGTTATTGTTACCGATGACCCCATTGAAGCGGCAAAAGATGCGAATGTTGTTTATACTGATGTTTGGGCAAGTATGGGACAGGAAGAAGAAGCCAGAGCCCGAATTCCTCTGTTTCAACCTTATCAAGTGAATGCTAAATTAATGGAAAAAACCGCCGAAAATTCCATTGTTTTACATTGTTTACCCGCCCATCGAGATGAAGAAATTACGGATGAAGTAATTGAAGGTTCAAAATCAAAAGTTTGGGATGAAGCAGAAAACCGAATGCACGTTCAAAAAGCATTATTAGCGGTATTGTTAGGAGATGATTAA
- the dusB gene encoding tRNA dihydrouridine synthase DusB produces the protein MSVLSPELKQRLSTPLKIGTVEVNSRVLQSPLSGVTDLVFRRLVRRYAPDSMMYTEMVHASEVCHVRELPKMMEVDPNERPISIQLFDCRPHFLAEAAQKAVEEGADTIDINMGCPVNKITKNGGGSSLLRQPEIAETIVRSVVEAVNVPVTVKTRIGWSDEEITILDFARRMQDAGAKMITIHARTRAQGYNGQAKWDWIRQVKEQLSIPVIANGDIFSVDAAIQCLQETGADGVMCSRGTLGYPFLVGEIDYFLKTGILKTPPSVIERLQCAKEHLQALSEYKGQRGIYQSRKHLTWYAKGFPGAQELRNHLAQIETVAQGWELLDNAINQLSQNSFVA, from the coding sequence ATGTCTGTTCTCTCACCTGAATTAAAACAACGTTTATCCACACCCTTAAAAATTGGCACGGTAGAAGTCAATAGTCGGGTGTTACAATCTCCCCTATCCGGTGTCACAGACTTGGTATTTCGGCGTTTAGTTCGTCGTTACGCCCCGGACTCGATGATGTATACCGAAATGGTGCACGCCAGCGAAGTTTGTCATGTTCGGGAACTCCCCAAAATGATGGAAGTTGACCCCAATGAACGCCCAATTAGTATTCAATTATTTGACTGTCGCCCCCATTTTTTAGCCGAAGCCGCGCAAAAAGCCGTTGAAGAAGGCGCTGATACCATTGATATTAATATGGGGTGTCCCGTCAATAAAATTACCAAAAATGGGGGCGGGTCTTCGTTGTTGCGTCAACCGGAAATTGCGGAAACCATTGTCCGGTCAGTGGTTGAGGCGGTGAATGTGCCTGTCACCGTAAAAACTCGGATAGGGTGGAGTGATGAAGAGATCACAATTTTGGATTTTGCCCGTAGAATGCAGGATGCGGGGGCAAAAATGATCACCATTCACGCTCGAACTCGTGCTCAAGGGTATAATGGTCAAGCCAAATGGGACTGGATTCGACAGGTTAAGGAACAGTTAAGCATTCCCGTTATTGCTAATGGCGATATTTTTTCCGTAGACGCCGCGATTCAATGTTTACAAGAAACGGGTGCTGATGGGGTGATGTGTTCGCGAGGAACCCTAGGTTATCCGTTTTTAGTGGGAGAAATTGACTATTTTCTGAAAACAGGAATATTAAAAACCCCGCCTTCAGTAATTGAACGGTTGCAATGTGCAAAAGAACACTTGCAAGCACTCTCGGAGTATAAAGGACAACGGGGAATTTATCAATCTCGAAAACATTTAACCTGGTATGCGAAAGGGTTTCCTGGGGCACAGGAATTACGCAATCATTTGGCCCAAATTGAAACCGTTGCTCAAGGATGGGAATTATTAGATAATGCAATAAATCAGTTATCTCAGAACAGTTTTGTTGCCTAG
- a CDS encoding ion transporter, giving the protein MLSFFSRIPSFHPESRLLIIWEALIVLVTLYNCFTIPFRIAFNATIYKNWFLLDNLADLILIIDIFLRFHISYTKEGELIKDKAEISIHYRKTDFKSNLIASLPLDIFVYLFLPQASLILMGLCRIPRLLRFPQCFLIFRKWDNNVYFNSGVVRMFELFIIVFLIDHWVACLWFFIGNLTGQSGESWLQGDNLHLENTTTQYLYSLYWSITTLTTVGYGDITPQNNIELIFTFMVMFLGVSLYAFVIGNVVAVISNLDASKNRFRDKLGQVQAYMWERKIPPSLQKNILDYYQYMWEYNRDVTLDFYFLDELPHSIKTRVYCYLYQELLEKVPIFQDAEPCFIEDLVIKLKPRILPPHDYVIREDQMGHEMYFVKRGQLQAFSEKTGKVYSLLVAGSFFGEIALLYDSRRTASVKTLTYCELFVLYKEDFDKVLNNYPQFSEKVKKIADQRHQVRE; this is encoded by the coding sequence ATGCTATCTTTCTTCTCCCGAATACCGTCTTTTCACCCCGAATCAAGACTCCTGATTATCTGGGAAGCCTTGATTGTTTTAGTAACCCTCTATAACTGCTTTACTATTCCCTTTCGCATAGCGTTTAATGCCACAATTTATAAAAATTGGTTTCTTTTAGATAATTTAGCAGATTTAATTTTAATAATAGATATTTTTTTGCGGTTTCACATTAGTTATACTAAGGAGGGTGAACTGATTAAAGATAAAGCTGAAATTAGTATTCATTATCGAAAAACAGACTTTAAATCCAACTTAATTGCAAGTTTGCCCTTAGATATTTTCGTCTATTTATTTTTACCCCAGGCTTCTCTAATTTTAATGGGTTTATGCCGAATTCCGAGATTATTAAGATTTCCTCAATGTTTTTTGATTTTTAGAAAATGGGATAACAATGTTTATTTTAATTCGGGTGTTGTTCGGATGTTTGAACTATTCATTATTGTTTTTTTGATTGATCATTGGGTCGCTTGTTTATGGTTTTTTATTGGAAATTTAACGGGACAATCAGGAGAGTCTTGGCTTCAAGGTGATAATTTGCATTTAGAAAATACAACAACTCAATATTTATATTCCTTGTATTGGTCAATTACAACATTAACAACTGTAGGCTATGGGGATATTACTCCCCAAAACAATATTGAATTGATATTTACCTTTATGGTGATGTTCTTAGGAGTATCGCTGTATGCCTTTGTAATTGGAAATGTGGTGGCAGTGATTTCTAATTTAGATGCCAGTAAAAATCGATTTCGAGATAAATTGGGTCAAGTTCAAGCTTATATGTGGGAACGAAAAATTCCTCCTTCCTTACAAAAAAATATCTTAGATTATTATCAATATATGTGGGAATATAATCGAGATGTGACGCTGGATTTTTACTTTTTAGATGAACTTCCGCACTCGATTAAAACACGAGTCTATTGTTATCTTTATCAAGAACTATTAGAAAAAGTTCCCATCTTTCAAGACGCAGAACCCTGTTTTATTGAAGATTTAGTGATTAAATTAAAACCCCGAATTCTCCCACCCCATGACTATGTAATTCGAGAAGATCAAATGGGGCATGAAATGTATTTTGTGAAACGAGGACAATTGCAAGCCTTTTCTGAAAAAACGGGAAAAGTCTATAGTTTATTGGTAGCAGGTTCTTTTTTTGGTGAAATAGCTTTACTGTATGATAGTCGCCGGACTGCTTCAGTCAAAACCTTAACATACTGTGAGTTATTTGTTCTCTATAAAGAAGATTTTGATAAAGTCCTCAATAATTACCCTCAATTTTCCGAAAAAGTTAAAAAAATTGCAGACCAACGCCATCAAGTTCGAGAATAA
- the arsS gene encoding arsenosugar biosynthesis radical SAM (seleno)protein ArsS (Some members of this family are selenoproteins.), which produces MIQTTLTPFAQKLGFPLTKQPITILQINLGKRCNLACNHCHVEAGPKRSEELNLDISLQLIELIHCFPQIQTVDLTGGAPEMNYGFKLLVEAARTTGKQVIVRSNLTIYFVPGYEDIPEYCANHQLRIVASLPCYLENNVDQMRGKGVYQNSIQALQWLNRLGYGRTPELILDLVYNPALPTAEKFTLPGEQSKLEQAYKEYLKQQFDIDFNQLLTITNLPIGRTKSYLQQKKLEDSYLEFLEYNYNPETVSHLMCRNQLSIDYQGYIYDCDFNQMENIPARTTSGKPLMVSDLLAANNLDLIETVKTASYCYGCTAGCGSSCGGALI; this is translated from the coding sequence ATGATTCAAACAACGCTGACACCGTTTGCTCAAAAACTGGGTTTTCCCCTCACTAAACAACCCATTACAATTTTACAAATTAACTTAGGAAAACGGTGTAACCTCGCTTGTAACCATTGTCATGTAGAAGCAGGGCCAAAACGGAGTGAAGAATTGAACCTAGATATTAGTTTACAATTAATTGAATTAATTCATTGCTTTCCCCAAATTCAAACCGTCGATTTAACCGGAGGGGCACCGGAAATGAATTATGGATTTAAACTTTTAGTTGAAGCCGCACGCACAACCGGAAAGCAAGTGATTGTTCGATCAAATTTAACGATTTATTTTGTTCCCGGTTATGAGGATATTCCTGAATATTGCGCGAATCATCAATTAAGAATTGTCGCTTCTTTACCTTGCTATTTAGAAAATAATGTTGATCAAATGCGAGGAAAGGGAGTCTATCAAAATTCCATCCAAGCCCTACAATGGTTAAACCGTTTGGGATATGGTCGTACACCGGAATTAATCTTAGATTTAGTTTATAATCCGGCTTTACCTACCGCCGAAAAGTTTACTCTTCCTGGGGAACAGTCTAAACTAGAACAAGCTTATAAAGAGTATCTAAAACAACAGTTTGATATTGACTTTAATCAGTTACTAACCATTACTAATTTACCCATCGGACGCACGAAATCTTACTTACAGCAGAAAAAACTTGAAGATTCCTATTTAGAATTTTTAGAATATAACTATAACCCTGAAACGGTGTCCCATTTAATGTGTCGTAATCAGTTATCCATTGATTATCAAGGTTATATTTATGATTGTGATTTTAACCAAATGGAAAATATTCCCGCCCGCACAACTTCTGGAAAACCTTTAATGGTGAGTGATTTATTAGCTGCTAACAATTTAGATTTAATTGAAACCGTAAAAACCGCTTCCTATTGTTATGGGTGTACCGCCGGGTGTGGTTCTAGTTGTGGGGGGGCATTAATTTAA
- a CDS encoding TVP38/TMEM64 family protein, producing the protein MGIQQLITHLLDWVEHLGFWGPIAFIIVYNLATILFIPGSLLTLGAGVIFGVIWGSIYVSIGSVIGATFAFLIGRYFARNWVAKKLENYENFKAIDQAVGEEGWKIVGLTRLSPIFPFNLLNYAFGLTNVSLKDYFLASWIGMLPGTILYVYVGSLVGSLAQLGMGERSRTPIEWLLYGIGLIATVIVTIYITKIAQNALNQKIK; encoded by the coding sequence ATGGGTATTCAACAGTTAATAACTCATCTTTTGGATTGGGTTGAGCATTTAGGATTTTGGGGGCCGATTGCTTTTATTATTGTCTATAATTTAGCTACGATATTATTTATTCCCGGTTCCCTTCTAACCTTGGGTGCTGGGGTTATTTTTGGGGTGATTTGGGGTTCAATTTATGTGTCTATTGGTTCGGTCATTGGGGCTACTTTTGCCTTTTTAATTGGGCGATACTTTGCCCGAAATTGGGTAGCTAAAAAGCTAGAAAATTATGAAAACTTTAAAGCAATTGATCAAGCGGTCGGTGAAGAGGGATGGAAAATTGTCGGGTTAACTCGTCTTTCTCCTATTTTTCCGTTTAATTTACTCAATTATGCCTTTGGATTAACCAATGTTTCCTTAAAAGATTACTTTTTAGCGTCTTGGATTGGAATGTTACCTGGTACAATTTTATATGTTTATGTGGGATCGTTAGTGGGAAGTTTAGCTCAGTTAGGTATGGGAGAGCGATCGCGTACTCCGATAGAATGGTTATTATATGGAATTGGTTTAATTGCTACCGTTATTGTTACGATTTATATCACTAAAATTGCTCAAAATGCTCTCAATCAAAAAATCAAATAG
- a CDS encoding DUF1269 domain-containing protein, with amino-acid sequence MTYSEELTNLVVVAYPEQEKAKEVLKQLKALQEQGIISVVNAAVMVKNEKGKVSISETGDTDAKGGAIIGGITAGLIALFNPIGALGVIALTAGGAGVGALITHFMDLGFPQEDLKELSESLTPGSSALIALVEHTWVDQLTEALEQYAGRLYKRSIKADIASQLEVTAKTVNSEVESTPPES; translated from the coding sequence ATGACTTATTCCGAAGAGTTAACCAATTTAGTTGTTGTTGCTTACCCAGAGCAAGAAAAGGCGAAAGAAGTTTTAAAACAACTTAAAGCACTGCAAGAACAAGGGATTATTTCAGTTGTCAATGCTGCGGTGATGGTCAAAAATGAAAAAGGCAAAGTTTCTATTAGTGAAACGGGAGATACGGATGCTAAAGGGGGAGCAATTATTGGTGGAATTACAGCCGGATTAATTGCTTTATTTAACCCCATTGGAGCATTAGGAGTCATTGCTTTAACCGCAGGTGGGGCAGGAGTTGGTGCTTTAATTACTCATTTTATGGATTTAGGATTTCCTCAAGAAGATCTCAAAGAATTGTCGGAATCTTTAACCCCTGGAAGTTCGGCTTTAATTGCGTTAGTTGAACATACTTGGGTTGATCAATTAACGGAAGCGTTAGAACAATATGCAGGAAGATTGTATAAGCGTTCGATTAAAGCAGATATTGCTTCTCAATTAGAAGTAACAGCAAAAACCGTTAATTCTGAAGTGGAATCAACTCCCCCAGAATCTTAA
- a CDS encoding calcium/sodium antiporter yields MSLSVILLLIGGLVLLVVGAELLVRGASNIAAMLRIPSLLVGLTIVAYGTSSPEMAVSIQSSFAGQANVALGNVVGSNIFNVLIILGISALIAPLMVASQLIRLDVPIMIGVSILTLIFGSDGIISPVDGTILFIGAIVYTLFLIYEAKKQKDEESAENSSHTSIENSPKNWLINIALIALGLVLLIQGSNWLVESSITIAKALGVSDLVIGLTIVAAGTSLPELASSVVASIKGERDIAVGNVVGSNIFNILAVLGLSSAISPDGIPVATAALNFDIPVMIAVAISCFPIFYSGKSIARWEGILFLAYYVAYSSYLILDSSQHSQLPWFNFVMISFVIPITILTLIVTTVRTYQAKRKRLNS; encoded by the coding sequence ATGAGCTTGAGCGTGATTTTGTTGCTGATAGGGGGTTTAGTCTTGCTGGTTGTGGGTGCAGAACTCTTAGTTCGGGGCGCTTCAAACATTGCTGCAATGTTAAGAATTCCCTCCTTACTGGTGGGACTTACCATTGTTGCTTATGGAACCAGTTCACCTGAAATGGCGGTCAGTATTCAATCGAGTTTTGCAGGTCAAGCGAATGTTGCATTAGGAAATGTAGTTGGAAGTAATATTTTTAATGTCTTAATTATTTTAGGAATTTCGGCTTTAATTGCCCCTTTAATGGTCGCGAGTCAATTGATTCGTTTAGATGTTCCGATTATGATTGGGGTGTCTATTTTAACCTTAATATTTGGCAGTGATGGCATTATTAGTCCGGTCGATGGAACGATTTTATTTATTGGGGCAATTGTCTATACTTTGTTTTTAATTTACGAAGCCAAGAAACAAAAAGATGAGGAATCTGCGGAGAATTCCTCTCATACTTCCATTGAAAACAGCCCCAAAAATTGGCTGATTAATATTGCCTTAATTGCCCTGGGGTTAGTGTTACTGATTCAAGGGTCTAATTGGTTAGTTGAAAGCTCAATTACTATTGCTAAAGCCCTGGGAGTGAGTGATTTAGTCATCGGATTAACCATTGTCGCAGCCGGAACTTCCCTCCCGGAATTAGCGAGTTCTGTGGTAGCCAGTATTAAGGGAGAACGCGATATTGCGGTTGGTAATGTAGTCGGAAGTAATATTTTTAATATCTTGGCTGTTTTAGGACTATCTTCCGCTATTTCCCCAGATGGAATTCCAGTTGCAACGGCTGCTTTAAATTTTGATATTCCGGTAATGATTGCGGTGGCGATTTCCTGTTTTCCAATTTTTTATAGTGGGAAATCTATTGCTCGTTGGGAAGGAATACTGTTTCTCGCTTATTATGTTGCTTATAGTTCCTATTTAATCCTCGACTCTTCTCAACATTCTCAACTTCCTTGGTTTAATTTTGTGATGATCAGTTTTGTCATTCCGATTACAATCTTAACCTTAATTGTTACTACTGTCCGTACCTATCAAGCGAAACGAAAACGGTTAAATTCTTAA
- a CDS encoding adenylate/guanylate cyclase domain-containing protein, translating to MPYIIYNPDTTSAMTFNLQFGENTIGRGRDNTICLADVSLSRRHACIDVREDKITITDMQSSNHTFVNEVMIEHSNLKSGDLIRCGRVVFKFMNVSLTPALKAHAENSQTSVIQEFATDASYTIIQDLLEPAPAGSSVLNIRQQDAHLRVVDKLKILLEVSKELSSPHELNKLLDKILDLLFQIMNVDRAAILLVNPKTNNLERKAVKFREEPLADEHFYSKKITNTVRETGKALLIADAQSDERFEGSESILCQAIHASMCAPLQLRESVIGVLYVDNLSLTDIYSPEDVEFLTALANQSAIAIDNAELYKKMQEEAVIRNKLERFFPPAVSRKLREEGKLGIVESEVTALFSDITRFTEMSSRMQPRQVISMLNEYFKIMVEEIVFPFEGTLEKYIGDALVAVWGAPYSRHDDVDRAVRAAIEMQWSVYRMNEQWKQRYGEPIYIHIGLNTGQVAAGNIGSSKLIQYTHIGDTMNVASRICSAAQKNEILISQSTFDQLKDRSIPLEKIPPVIVKGKAEPLQLYRIHWQEVQSTVLSF from the coding sequence GTGCCGTATATCATTTACAACCCCGATACGACCAGCGCCATGACGTTTAACTTACAGTTCGGTGAGAATACCATCGGACGGGGACGGGATAACACGATTTGTTTGGCAGATGTTAGTTTGTCTCGTCGTCATGCTTGCATTGATGTCCGTGAAGATAAAATCACGATTACCGATATGCAGAGTAGCAATCATACCTTTGTTAATGAGGTGATGATTGAACACTCAAATCTCAAGTCTGGGGATTTAATTCGTTGTGGTCGTGTGGTATTTAAGTTTATGAATGTTTCCCTCACACCCGCCTTAAAAGCCCATGCAGAGAATTCTCAAACCTCAGTGATTCAAGAATTTGCTACCGATGCGAGTTATACGATTATTCAAGATTTATTAGAACCCGCCCCAGCCGGAAGTTCAGTTTTAAATATTCGCCAACAAGATGCCCATTTACGAGTTGTTGATAAGTTAAAAATTTTATTAGAAGTCAGCAAAGAGTTATCTTCTCCCCATGAACTCAATAAACTGCTGGATAAAATTTTAGATCTGTTATTTCAGATTATGAATGTTGATCGGGCTGCAATTTTGCTCGTTAATCCCAAAACGAATAATTTAGAACGAAAAGCGGTTAAATTTCGGGAAGAACCCTTAGCGGATGAACATTTTTATAGTAAAAAAATTACCAATACCGTTCGAGAAACAGGGAAGGCATTGTTAATAGCCGATGCCCAATCGGATGAACGCTTTGAGGGTTCCGAGTCGATTTTGTGTCAAGCGATTCATGCGTCGATGTGTGCGCCCTTACAACTTCGAGAAAGTGTGATTGGGGTGTTGTATGTCGATAATTTATCTTTAACAGATATTTATTCTCCCGAAGATGTAGAGTTTTTAACGGCTTTAGCCAATCAATCAGCGATCGCTATTGATAACGCTGAATTATATAAAAAAATGCAGGAAGAGGCGGTCATTCGTAATAAACTTGAACGATTTTTTCCTCCGGCGGTGAGTCGAAAACTTCGAGAAGAAGGAAAATTAGGGATTGTAGAAAGTGAAGTCACCGCTTTATTTTCTGATATTACTCGCTTTACTGAAATGTCGTCTCGAATGCAGCCTCGACAAGTCATTTCTATGTTAAATGAATATTTTAAAATTATGGTGGAGGAAATTGTTTTTCCCTTTGAAGGAACCTTAGAAAAATATATTGGAGATGCCTTAGTTGCGGTTTGGGGAGCACCTTATTCCCGTCATGATGATGTTGATCGAGCGGTGCGGGCGGCGATTGAAATGCAATGGTCTGTTTATCGGATGAATGAGCAATGGAAACAACGTTATGGTGAACCCATTTATATTCATATTGGACTTAATACCGGACAGGTGGCGGCGGGAAATATTGGCTCTTCTAAACTGATTCAATATACCCATATTGGAGATACCATGAATGTAGCTAGTCGGATTTGTTCCGCCGCTCAAAAAAACGAAATTTTAATTTCTCAATCCACATTTGATCAACTCAAAGATCGCAGTATTCCCTTAGAAAAAATTCCCCCCGTTATTGTTAAAGGCAAAGCTGAACCGTTACAACTGTATCGGATTCACTGGCAAGAAGTTCAATCAACGGTTTTATCGTTTTAA